The following proteins are co-located in the Synechococcus sp. PROS-U-1 genome:
- the gloA gene encoding lactoylglutathione lyase, which yields MRMLHTMLRVADLERSLSFYTEVLGMQLLRRKDYPSGRFTLAFVGYGSEENHTVLELTHNWDTESYALGDAYGHIALGVDDIRSTCAGIADKGGRVVREPGPMKHGTTVIAFVEDPDGYKVELIELSSKAPV from the coding sequence ATGCGGATGCTTCACACCATGCTTCGGGTCGCTGATCTGGAGCGGTCTTTGAGCTTCTACACCGAAGTCCTGGGCATGCAGCTTCTGCGTCGAAAGGATTACCCCAGCGGGCGCTTCACCCTGGCTTTTGTCGGCTATGGATCAGAGGAGAACCACACGGTTCTGGAACTCACCCACAACTGGGACACCGAGAGTTACGCCCTGGGCGATGCCTATGGCCATATCGCCCTTGGGGTGGACGACATCCGCAGCACCTGTGCCGGTATTGCCGACAAGGGAGGACGCGTGGTGCGGGAACCTGGCCCGATGAAGCACGGCACCACCGTCATCGCCTTTGTTGAGGATCCGGATGGCTACAAGGTGGAATTGATCGAGTTGTCCTCCAAAGCCCCCGTCTGA
- the eno gene encoding phosphopyruvate hydratase: protein MIDSLDLVIDTIVAREVLDSRGNPTVEAEVLLEGGAMGRAIVPSGASTGAHEAHELRDGGDRYMGKGVSQAVNHIEERIAPALCGLSALDQAAVDAAMLELDGSDNKSNLGANSILAVSMATARAAANGLGIPLYRYLGGPMANLLPVPLMNVINGGAHAANSLDFQEFMLVPHGAPSFREALRMGTEVFHTLKKLLSDKGMSTAVGDEGGFAPNLGNVEAGEILVEAISKAGYKPGDQISLALDVASTEFFENGRYAFDGGSYTSAEMVGQLEQLVDKFPIVSIEDGLAEDDWDGWKLLTERLGRKVQLVGDDLFVTNTKRLQQGIDSSTANSILIKVNQIGSLTETLQAIDLAGRSGYTSVISHRSGETEDTTIADLSVATRAGQIKTGSLSRSERVAKYNQLLRIEDELGSQAVYAGAVGQGPRGKA from the coding sequence GTGATCGATTCCCTCGACCTCGTCATCGACACCATCGTGGCCCGAGAGGTGCTCGATTCCCGCGGCAACCCAACGGTTGAAGCCGAGGTGCTTCTCGAAGGAGGTGCCATGGGACGGGCCATCGTTCCCAGCGGTGCCAGCACCGGCGCGCACGAAGCCCACGAGCTGCGTGATGGCGGCGACCGCTACATGGGCAAGGGTGTGAGCCAGGCCGTGAATCACATCGAGGAGCGGATCGCACCAGCCCTCTGTGGCCTTTCCGCCCTGGATCAGGCGGCCGTGGACGCCGCGATGCTGGAGCTGGACGGAAGCGACAACAAATCCAACCTCGGGGCCAACTCGATCCTGGCGGTGAGCATGGCCACCGCCCGCGCCGCCGCCAACGGTCTGGGAATTCCCCTCTACCGCTATCTCGGCGGCCCGATGGCCAACCTGCTGCCGGTGCCGTTGATGAACGTGATCAACGGTGGCGCCCATGCCGCCAACAGCCTGGATTTCCAGGAATTCATGCTGGTTCCCCATGGTGCTCCGAGCTTCCGCGAAGCGCTGCGCATGGGCACCGAGGTGTTCCACACGCTCAAGAAACTGCTCAGCGACAAGGGCATGAGCACCGCCGTTGGCGATGAAGGCGGTTTCGCCCCCAATCTCGGCAACGTGGAAGCTGGCGAAATCCTGGTGGAAGCCATCAGCAAGGCGGGCTACAAGCCCGGCGATCAGATCTCCCTTGCCCTGGACGTGGCCAGCACCGAATTCTTCGAAAACGGGCGCTATGCCTTCGATGGCGGCAGTTACACCAGCGCCGAGATGGTGGGCCAACTCGAGCAATTGGTGGATAAATTCCCGATCGTTTCGATCGAGGACGGCCTGGCGGAAGACGACTGGGATGGCTGGAAGCTGCTGACCGAACGCCTCGGCCGCAAGGTGCAGCTGGTGGGTGACGACCTGTTCGTCACCAACACCAAGCGTCTGCAGCAGGGCATCGACAGCTCCACAGCTAACTCGATCCTGATCAAGGTGAACCAGATCGGTTCGCTCACCGAAACCCTTCAGGCCATCGATTTGGCGGGCCGCTCCGGCTACACCAGCGTGATCAGCCACCGCAGTGGCGAAACCGAAGACACCACCATCGCCGACCTCTCCGTCGCCACCCGCGCGGGACAGATCAAGACCGGCTCCCTCAGCCGCAGCGAGCGGGTCGCGAAGTACAACCAACTACTCCGCATTGAAGACGAACTGGGAAGCCAGGCCGTCTACGCCGGCGCTGTTGGCCAAGGTCCCCGCGGCAAGGCCTGA
- a CDS encoding AarF/ABC1/UbiB kinase family protein — MLGLLRALRIWRSVLTLLLLLWWDAQSWTYRGGVTAERRARRQQGRARWLTTELLSLGSAFIKLGQLLSARPDILPAGWVAELAALQDSVPAFSFDQVQTVLEEELGQRCAEVIDLDPEPLGAASLAQVHRASLRSGRQVVLKVQRPGLDRLFRLDLEVMQQVAAVLQRHPSWGRGRDWPAMARECRRVLLRELDFRVEAQYAARFRQQFLDDERIRIPAVIWELSTRRVLCLDYLPGIKVNDRAELIEAGIDPVKVAEVGAASYLKQLVRFGFFHADPHPGNLAVASDGALIYYDFGMMGLLSDGLRRRLGAMVRAAAARDSAALVEEMQAAGVISGGIDVGPVRRLVRLMLQEALTPPFTANAIDKLSGDLYDLVYGQPFRLPVELIFVMRALSTFEGVGRSLDPAFSLVAIAKPYLLPLMTSSGSGSNDLFNELGRQVGALSSRAAAFPRRLDESLERLEQGDLQLQVRLGESDRQFRRMALAQQSIGQSVLLGCLALATAIVGASARPLWSILPAVASLPVGLGWFRMQVKIRRDQRLEQLPGSNR; from the coding sequence ATGCTCGGACTGCTGCGAGCGCTTCGGATCTGGCGCTCTGTCCTGACCTTGCTGCTGCTGCTTTGGTGGGATGCTCAATCCTGGACCTATCGCGGTGGCGTTACTGCGGAGCGTCGCGCTCGCCGCCAGCAAGGTCGAGCTCGCTGGTTGACGACCGAGCTGCTGTCTCTGGGTTCAGCCTTCATCAAGCTTGGGCAGCTGCTGTCCGCCAGGCCAGATATTCTCCCGGCGGGCTGGGTGGCCGAACTGGCGGCTCTGCAGGACAGCGTTCCGGCCTTCAGTTTTGATCAGGTGCAGACCGTGCTCGAAGAAGAGCTTGGTCAGCGCTGTGCAGAGGTCATTGACCTCGACCCAGAGCCCCTTGGTGCTGCCTCTTTGGCTCAGGTGCACCGCGCCAGTCTGCGCAGTGGCCGGCAGGTGGTGCTCAAGGTGCAGCGGCCTGGGTTGGATCGACTTTTTCGTCTTGACCTTGAGGTCATGCAGCAGGTGGCGGCTGTGCTGCAACGCCATCCCAGTTGGGGGCGTGGTCGCGATTGGCCGGCAATGGCACGGGAATGTCGACGTGTCCTGTTGCGTGAGCTCGATTTTCGCGTCGAGGCCCAGTATGCAGCGCGTTTTCGTCAACAATTTCTGGATGATGAGCGGATCAGGATCCCCGCTGTGATCTGGGAGTTGAGCACCCGCCGTGTTCTTTGTCTCGACTATTTGCCAGGTATCAAGGTCAATGATCGTGCGGAGTTGATTGAGGCCGGTATTGATCCAGTCAAAGTGGCTGAGGTGGGCGCGGCCAGCTATCTCAAGCAGTTGGTGCGCTTTGGTTTCTTTCACGCCGACCCCCATCCCGGCAACCTTGCCGTTGCCAGCGATGGCGCTCTCATTTACTACGACTTCGGAATGATGGGCCTGTTGTCGGACGGCTTGCGTCGACGCCTCGGGGCCATGGTTCGCGCTGCTGCCGCAAGGGATTCAGCAGCTCTGGTGGAGGAAATGCAGGCTGCCGGAGTGATCTCCGGAGGCATCGATGTGGGTCCGGTCCGTCGTCTTGTGCGGCTGATGCTGCAGGAGGCCCTGACCCCACCGTTCACAGCCAATGCGATCGACAAACTCTCTGGCGATCTCTACGACTTGGTCTATGGGCAGCCCTTCCGTCTGCCGGTCGAACTCATTTTTGTGATGCGAGCGCTGTCCACCTTCGAGGGTGTTGGCCGCAGCCTGGATCCCGCTTTTAGCTTGGTTGCGATTGCCAAGCCTTACCTCCTTCCACTCATGACCTCAAGCGGCTCCGGCAGCAACGATCTGTTCAATGAACTTGGCCGTCAGGTCGGTGCTCTCAGCAGCCGTGCTGCTGCTTTCCCAAGACGTCTTGATGAAAGTCTTGAACGCCTTGAGCAGGGGGATCTGCAGCTCCAGGTGCGTTTGGGGGAATCGGATCGTCAGTTCCGTCGGATGGCCCTGGCCCAGCAGTCGATCGGCCAATCGGTGTTGCTCGGATGCCTGGCTTTGGCCACAGCCATTGTTGGTGCGAGTGCCCGTCCGCTTTGGTCAATTCTTCCGGCTGTTGCCTCCTTACCGGTGGGGTTGGGCTGGTTCCGAATGCAGGTCAAGATCCGTCGCGATCAACGGTTGGAGCAGTTGCCCGGTTCCAACCGTTGA
- a CDS encoding DUF6825 family protein gives MGSSEALIRATVNRISARLGHGFADAAAELAVLAQDAPQRLRQEWDLFQDEVLAEAERIERGDQAMGSTDGTSSAEPSETPQAVIDRLRATVSDLSQVIEARP, from the coding sequence ATGGGTTCCTCGGAGGCCTTGATTCGCGCCACCGTGAATCGCATCAGCGCGCGCCTGGGCCACGGCTTTGCGGATGCGGCGGCTGAGCTGGCGGTGTTGGCGCAAGATGCCCCACAACGGCTGCGTCAGGAATGGGATTTATTTCAGGACGAGGTGCTTGCAGAGGCGGAACGGATTGAACGGGGTGATCAGGCCATGGGGAGCACTGATGGGACGTCGTCCGCGGAACCGTCGGAGACGCCTCAAGCGGTGATCGACCGTCTCCGGGCCACGGTGTCTGATCTGAGCCAAGTGATCGAGGCACGCCCCTGA
- a CDS encoding sulfotransferase family 2 domain-containing protein yields the protein MIISNSHKFVFVKTNKTAGSSFEGLLSHYLNTGDWVTRAQKQEEQHRAAAIIANKINYLNGKNARPGIKVKQHARLIAAHKKFPESKEYFSFGILRNPFNRLISSFRWRKGKQIQQILGKKSNPLRQQDLLKEKFLAHITNDQGDLNTRGVNLLFGINKDGTTWGVDHVFKLEDLQSAKKILHDQLGIAIDLNKMPRFKENTVKIPSEINLWDQETIKAATKMFSWEFANLDYPTTPS from the coding sequence TTGATTATTTCTAACAGCCATAAGTTTGTTTTCGTCAAAACAAATAAAACAGCTGGCTCCTCTTTCGAAGGATTACTTTCTCACTATTTAAATACTGGCGATTGGGTCACTAGAGCTCAAAAACAAGAAGAGCAGCATCGAGCCGCAGCCATCATCGCAAACAAAATCAATTATTTAAATGGAAAGAACGCCAGACCAGGCATCAAAGTCAAACAACACGCACGCCTCATCGCCGCCCACAAAAAATTTCCCGAATCAAAAGAATATTTTAGCTTTGGCATCTTGCGAAATCCCTTCAATCGACTGATATCATCGTTCCGATGGAGAAAGGGTAAACAAATTCAACAAATCCTGGGGAAAAAGTCTAATCCTTTACGCCAACAAGACCTGTTAAAAGAAAAGTTTCTCGCTCATATCACCAACGACCAGGGAGACCTCAACACTAGAGGGGTCAATCTGCTTTTCGGAATCAACAAGGACGGAACCACATGGGGTGTTGACCATGTCTTCAAATTGGAAGACCTTCAAAGCGCCAAGAAAATCCTCCATGATCAATTAGGAATTGCAATCGATTTAAATAAAATGCCAAGATTCAAGGAAAATACCGTAAAAATACCTTCAGAAATAAATCTTTGGGACCAAGAAACAATCAAAGCCGCAACGAAGATGTTTTCGTGGGAATTTGCAAATTTAGACTATCCAACCACTCCTTCATAA
- the argJ gene encoding bifunctional glutamate N-acetyltransferase/amino-acid acetyltransferase ArgJ has translation MAMSWQSIQGGVTAPDGFEAAGIVAGLKPSGRRDLAMLLAPALAVCAGTFTRSVVRAACVDLCSDRLSSSGGRARAVLINSGQANACTGDRGLVDSQRATQVLADHLGLDPESVLICSTGVIGVPILMPTLLAGLGPLIDALGEDGGGAAAQAILTTDLVDKQVALEADLGGQRVRIGGMAKGSGMIHPDMATMLGFFSCDAGVDACIWQGMVRRAVQRSFNAITVDGDTSTNDTVLAFAAGDPLAEQHHPALEQGLTHAMQQLAQAIARDGEGATCLIEVQVEGAVDEAAALQVARTVCGSSLVKTAIHGRDPNWGRIVAAAGRSGVTFDPEAVALWIGSHQLMAGGQPLEFDRQAASDVLRQKDVLIRLSLGDGSGSSQAWGCDLSDQYVRINADYTT, from the coding sequence ATGGCTATGTCTTGGCAATCGATCCAGGGTGGTGTCACGGCACCGGATGGGTTCGAGGCGGCGGGCATCGTCGCAGGCCTCAAGCCCTCGGGCAGGCGCGATCTGGCCATGCTTCTCGCTCCGGCATTGGCGGTCTGTGCTGGCACCTTCACCAGGTCGGTGGTTCGAGCGGCCTGTGTTGATCTTTGCAGTGATCGCCTCTCCAGCAGCGGCGGTCGAGCCCGTGCGGTGTTGATCAATTCCGGGCAGGCCAACGCCTGTACAGGTGATCGCGGCCTGGTGGACAGTCAGCGCGCCACCCAGGTGCTTGCCGATCACCTGGGCTTGGATCCGGAGTCAGTGTTGATCTGCTCCACGGGAGTGATCGGTGTGCCGATCCTGATGCCAACTTTGCTGGCCGGACTTGGTCCGCTGATCGATGCCTTGGGCGAAGACGGAGGTGGTGCGGCAGCCCAGGCCATTCTCACCACTGATTTGGTCGACAAGCAGGTGGCCTTGGAGGCCGACCTTGGTGGACAGCGGGTCCGCATTGGCGGCATGGCGAAAGGTTCGGGAATGATTCATCCCGATATGGCCACCATGCTTGGTTTCTTCAGCTGCGATGCCGGAGTCGACGCCTGCATCTGGCAGGGGATGGTGCGGCGTGCGGTGCAGCGATCCTTCAATGCCATCACGGTGGATGGTGATACCAGCACCAACGACACGGTGCTGGCCTTTGCGGCTGGAGACCCGCTGGCGGAGCAACACCATCCCGCCTTGGAGCAGGGTCTCACGCATGCGATGCAGCAGTTGGCCCAGGCGATTGCTCGGGATGGTGAAGGGGCGACCTGTTTGATTGAAGTGCAGGTCGAGGGAGCTGTGGATGAGGCCGCGGCGTTGCAAGTGGCGCGCACAGTCTGTGGATCGTCCCTTGTGAAGACCGCGATTCATGGGCGGGATCCGAATTGGGGGCGGATTGTGGCGGCAGCAGGTCGCTCCGGCGTGACCTTCGATCCTGAAGCGGTTGCCTTGTGGATTGGCTCCCATCAGCTCATGGCGGGGGGGCAGCCTTTGGAGTTTGATCGGCAAGCCGCCAGTGACGTGTTGAGGCAGAAGGATGTTCTGATACGCCTTTCACTGGGTGATGGTTCCGGATCCAGTCAGGCTTGGGGCTGTGATCTGTCAGATCAATATGTGCGCATCAACGCCGACTACACGACTTAG
- the coaE gene encoding dephospho-CoA kinase (Dephospho-CoA kinase (CoaE) performs the final step in coenzyme A biosynthesis.) translates to MAPGEQFSQRRIGLTGGIASGKSCVGRWLADEGLPVLDADQYARDVLKPQSTATTLVLERYGQRVRNAEGNGIDRDALGQIVFNDTGERRWLEQLIHPAVQQRFDVALDDLKEAPAVVLMIPLLFESGLESLCSEIWLVDCTAPQQLERLMNRDGMNRDAALARIDAQWPLSRKRDLADHVITNSGQPGAWEQQARALLQMSPAAGL, encoded by the coding sequence ATGGCGCCTGGCGAGCAGTTCTCGCAACGACGCATCGGGCTCACCGGCGGAATTGCAAGCGGCAAAAGCTGCGTGGGCCGTTGGCTGGCTGACGAAGGTTTGCCTGTTCTCGACGCCGATCAATACGCCAGGGACGTCCTCAAACCTCAAAGCACAGCCACGACGCTCGTTCTCGAGCGCTATGGACAACGCGTCCGTAACGCCGAGGGGAACGGAATCGACAGAGACGCCTTGGGCCAGATCGTCTTCAACGACACGGGGGAACGCCGCTGGCTGGAGCAGCTGATTCATCCCGCCGTGCAGCAACGATTTGACGTCGCCTTGGACGATTTGAAAGAGGCGCCAGCCGTGGTGCTGATGATCCCGTTGTTGTTCGAATCGGGTTTGGAGTCGCTCTGCAGTGAAATCTGGCTTGTGGACTGCACTGCCCCCCAGCAGCTGGAGCGGCTCATGAACCGTGATGGGATGAATCGGGATGCAGCTTTGGCACGGATTGACGCGCAATGGCCTCTCAGCCGCAAACGCGACTTAGCAGACCACGTGATCACCAATTCGGGCCAACCAGGGGCCTGGGAACAACAGGCAAGAGCACTGCTTCAGATGAGCCCCGCAGCCGGACTGTGA
- a CDS encoding transcriptional regulator, whose protein sequence is MTFPRLLLAILLLSPALNLPAPARAQTDSMAPKRALNLARDAAIRMNGGLSNYRPGRCMYQGITNNPCLAQRDATGFIFHFPGGQPGWQEAGMPPSQVTVLRIAPDGRSITQTIHNGSLTHAASAGLMH, encoded by the coding sequence ATGACCTTTCCACGCCTTTTGCTGGCCATTCTTCTGCTCAGCCCAGCCCTCAATCTTCCAGCCCCTGCACGGGCACAGACCGACTCGATGGCACCAAAGCGCGCCCTCAATCTGGCGCGCGACGCAGCGATTCGCATGAATGGCGGCCTCAGCAACTATCGACCAGGTCGCTGCATGTACCAGGGAATTACCAACAATCCGTGCCTTGCTCAGCGGGATGCCACAGGATTCATCTTCCACTTCCCAGGCGGACAACCCGGCTGGCAGGAAGCCGGGATGCCACCGAGTCAAGTCACCGTGCTGCGCATTGCCCCTGATGGACGGTCAATCACGCAAACCATTCACAACGGATCTCTCACCCATGCCGCAAGCGCGGGGCTGATGCATTGA
- a CDS encoding 2OG-Fe(II) oxygenase: MSGAAAIPDAWKEWLLQNRDRGCDPEGLMQRALDQGFPRDAIAAVLQSSSQGLAATGAPTADWLAWFESPLTRPDHRPRAWRLDTSLAQVYELPALLSHEECEAVIEAINASLQPSTVTRGTSDYRTSRTCHLRQNNPELAASLDRRFSALFGVDPRLSEPIQGQRYDPGEYFKEHTDWFSPGTEEYATHTDSGGQRTWTLMVYLNAVERGGETLFRRLGRSFTPVPGMALAWNNLQADGTPNPFTLHEALPVEAGHKWVITKWFRSEFGRNG; the protein is encoded by the coding sequence ATGAGCGGAGCGGCAGCCATTCCCGACGCCTGGAAGGAGTGGTTGCTGCAGAACAGGGATCGTGGCTGTGATCCCGAAGGGTTAATGCAGCGGGCCCTCGATCAGGGTTTTCCACGCGATGCGATTGCGGCTGTTCTCCAGTCGTCATCCCAAGGTCTGGCGGCGACGGGTGCACCCACGGCCGATTGGCTCGCCTGGTTCGAGTCTCCCCTTACCCGTCCTGACCATCGGCCGCGCGCCTGGCGTCTGGATACGTCCCTTGCCCAGGTGTATGAGTTACCTGCACTGCTCAGCCACGAGGAATGCGAGGCGGTGATCGAAGCTATCAATGCGTCACTGCAGCCATCGACGGTGACCCGTGGAACCAGCGATTACCGCACCAGCCGCACCTGCCATCTGCGTCAGAACAATCCGGAGCTTGCTGCCAGCCTCGATCGGCGGTTTTCGGCGCTGTTCGGGGTGGATCCGCGCCTGTCGGAACCCATCCAAGGGCAGCGCTATGACCCAGGTGAGTACTTCAAAGAACACACAGATTGGTTTTCTCCGGGGACGGAGGAATACGCAACCCACACCGACAGTGGTGGGCAACGCACATGGACGTTGATGGTTTACCTCAACGCTGTTGAACGTGGTGGAGAGACGCTGTTCCGTCGCCTGGGTCGTTCGTTTACGCCCGTTCCTGGCATGGCATTGGCCTGGAATAATCTCCAGGCCGATGGAACCCCCAATCCCTTCACCCTGCATGAAGCCCTTCCCGTGGAGGCGGGGCACAAATGGGTGATCACAAAATGGTTCCGCTCCGAATTCGGGCGGAACGGTTGA
- the gatB gene encoding Asp-tRNA(Asn)/Glu-tRNA(Gln) amidotransferase subunit GatB, whose translation MADAATQLAWEAVIGLETHVQLGTDSKIFTAASTTFGDDPNTHIDPVVCGLPGTLPVLNQKVLEYAVKAAMALNLNIAEHSKFDRKQYFYPDLPKNYQISQYDQPIAEEGWIEVEVAEKGKDTYLKTIGIERLHMEEDAGKLVHAGSDRLAGSTHSLVDYNRAGVALAEIVSKPDLRTGREAAEYASEIRRIMRYLGVSDGNMQEGSLRCDVNISVRRGPDAPFGTKVEIKNMNSFSAIQKACDYEIKRQIKAYETGEPIVQETRLWDEGKQLTKSMRSKEGASDYRYFPDPDLGPIEVKADQRESWRSELPELPAAKRHRYADDLGLSQYDARVLTDERPMADYFEAVVNAGADAKLAANWITGDIAAYVNSNRLCYAELPFRPDQLAEMVQLIDGGKISGKIAKEILPELLEKGGSPKAIVDERGLGMISDPAAIEAIVDELLTAHPDEVEAFRGGKTKLQGFFVGQLMKKTGGKADPKLANQILSKKLKG comes from the coding sequence ATGGCCGACGCAGCAACTCAACTGGCCTGGGAGGCCGTGATCGGTCTCGAGACCCACGTTCAGCTGGGAACGGACAGCAAAATTTTCACGGCGGCATCGACCACATTTGGCGATGACCCCAACACCCACATTGATCCGGTGGTCTGCGGCCTTCCAGGCACGCTCCCTGTGCTGAATCAGAAGGTGCTCGAGTACGCGGTCAAGGCGGCGATGGCGCTGAACCTCAATATTGCGGAACACAGCAAGTTCGACCGCAAGCAGTATTTCTATCCCGATCTCCCGAAGAACTATCAGATCTCCCAGTACGACCAGCCGATCGCCGAGGAGGGCTGGATTGAGGTGGAAGTGGCCGAAAAGGGAAAAGACACCTACCTGAAAACGATCGGGATCGAGCGCCTTCATATGGAGGAAGACGCTGGCAAGTTGGTGCATGCCGGCAGCGACCGCCTGGCAGGATCTACCCATTCCTTGGTGGATTACAACCGCGCCGGAGTGGCCCTGGCGGAGATTGTCAGCAAGCCGGATTTGCGCACCGGTCGTGAGGCTGCTGAGTATGCCTCGGAGATTCGCCGGATCATGCGCTATCTGGGTGTGAGCGACGGCAACATGCAGGAGGGATCCCTGCGTTGTGACGTGAACATCTCTGTGCGTCGGGGTCCGGATGCCCCCTTCGGCACGAAGGTGGAGATCAAGAACATGAACTCGTTTTCCGCCATCCAAAAGGCGTGTGACTACGAGATCAAACGCCAGATCAAGGCCTACGAGACTGGCGAGCCGATCGTGCAGGAGACGCGGCTCTGGGATGAAGGCAAGCAGCTCACCAAGAGCATGCGCAGCAAAGAGGGAGCCAGTGATTACCGCTACTTCCCGGATCCTGACCTCGGCCCGATTGAGGTGAAGGCCGATCAGCGGGAGTCGTGGCGCTCTGAATTGCCAGAGCTGCCGGCGGCCAAGCGGCATCGCTATGCCGATGATCTCGGTCTATCCCAGTACGACGCACGGGTGCTCACCGATGAGCGGCCGATGGCGGATTACTTCGAAGCCGTTGTGAACGCCGGTGCCGACGCCAAGCTTGCAGCGAACTGGATCACCGGCGATATCGCCGCCTATGTGAACAGCAACCGGCTTTGCTATGCCGAATTGCCGTTCCGGCCGGACCAGCTGGCGGAGATGGTGCAACTAATCGATGGGGGCAAGATCAGCGGCAAGATTGCCAAGGAGATCCTGCCGGAGCTTCTGGAAAAGGGGGGGTCTCCCAAGGCGATCGTCGATGAGCGCGGCCTCGGCATGATCAGTGATCCGGCTGCGATTGAGGCCATCGTGGACGAGCTGCTGACGGCCCATCCTGATGAGGTGGAGGCCTTCCGAGGCGGCAAGACCAAGTTGCAGGGCTTCTTCGTCGGACAATTGATGAAGAAGACTGGTGGTAAGGCCGATCCCAAGCTGGCCAACCAGATTCTCAGCAAGAAACTCAAGGGTTGA
- a CDS encoding cyclic nucleotide-binding domain-containing protein: MDPATQEPEAINRRLRNLLQTHLKLLDPELLHPDPDAVLIEQGEIADSLLLVQQGRLAVEIQQTGHASRVIAEVGAGAVLGEMALFGIGEPRHGARVRVLDTSTEILRFSREALHGAVLFDAELAAEMLLMSSERCRNSNRMINLLLDGIDATTRGDASALTHICSSLRNGPDSMGEAAAQLEQLLKHTDPPRQES; the protein is encoded by the coding sequence ATGGATCCCGCAACACAAGAGCCAGAAGCGATCAATCGCAGGCTGCGGAATCTGCTCCAGACCCATCTGAAGCTGCTGGACCCTGAGCTTCTCCACCCGGATCCTGATGCCGTTCTGATTGAACAGGGCGAGATCGCCGACTCCCTGCTCCTGGTGCAACAGGGCCGCCTCGCCGTCGAAATCCAGCAGACCGGCCATGCATCCAGAGTCATCGCTGAAGTGGGTGCTGGAGCGGTCCTGGGAGAAATGGCGCTTTTCGGAATCGGGGAGCCCCGCCACGGTGCGCGGGTCCGTGTGCTGGATACCAGCACGGAAATCCTGCGCTTCTCGCGGGAGGCGCTGCACGGAGCCGTGCTCTTCGACGCCGAACTCGCGGCCGAAATGCTGCTCATGAGCAGTGAACGCTGCCGCAACAGCAACCGGATGATCAACCTCTTGCTGGATGGCATTGATGCCACAACCCGCGGCGATGCCTCGGCACTGACGCACATCTGCAGCAGCCTCCGCAATGGGCCTGACAGCATGGGGGAAGCGGCGGCTCAGCTGGAGCAGCTGCTGAAGCACACAGATCCACCACGCCAGGAGAGTTGA